Sequence from the Streptomyces sp. NBC_00358 genome:
CAGTCCGCCTGTGGCGAGGCCCGCCGCGGAGACGGCGGCGTGCTGCTCGGCGATGCCGACGTCGTACACCCGTTTGGGGAATGCCTTGGCGAAGCGGTCGAGGCCGACCGGTTGGAGCATCGCGGCGGTGATCGCGACGATGTCCTCGCGCTCCTTGCCGAGCTCGACCATCTCCTCGCCGAAGACGGAGGTCCAGTCGGCGCCGGAGGAGGCGATCGGCAGGCCCGTGTCGGGGTGGATCTTGCCGACGGCGTGGAAGCGGTCCGCCTCGTCCTGGAGGGCGGGCTGGTAGCCGCGGCCCTTCTCGGTGAGGCAGTGCACGATGACCGGGCCGCCGAAGCGCTTGGCGCGGGCCAGGGCCGACTCCAGGGCCTCGATGTCGTGGCCGTCGATCGGGCCGACGTACTTCAGGCCGAGGTCCTCGAACATGCCCTGCGGGGCGATGAAGTCCTTGAGGCCCTTCTTGGCGCCGTGCAGGGTCTCGTAGAGGGGCTTGCCGACGACCGGCGTGCGCTCCAGGAGGTCCTTGCCCCGGGCCAGGAAGCGCTCGTAGCCGTCGGTGGTGCGCAGGGTCGCCAGATGGTTCGCGAGACCGCCGATGGTCGGCGCGTACGAACGCTCGTTGTCGTTGACGACGATGATCAGCGGGCGGTCCTTGGCGTCGGCGATGTTGTTCAGCGCCTCCCAGGCCATACCGCCGGTGAGAGCGCCGTCACCGATGACGGCGACCACGTGGTCGTTCCGGCCGAGAACCTCGTTGGCCTTGGACAGACCGTCGGCCCAGCCGAGGACCGTGGAGGCGTGCGAGTTCTCGATGACGTCGTGCTCGGACTCGGCCTGTGAGGGGTAGCCGGACAGGCCGCCCTTCATCTTCAGCCGGGAGAAGTCCTGGCGGCCGGTGAGCAGCTTGTGGACGTAGGACTGGTGGCCCGTGTCCCACAGCACCCTGTCCTTCGGTGACTCGAAGACGCGGTGCAGGGCGATGGTCAGCTCCACGACACCGAGATTGGGGCCGAGATGGCCGCCGGTCTTGGAGACCGCGTCGACGAGGAAGGTCCTGATCTCGCCGGCCAGCTGGTCCAGCTGCTCCAGGCTGAGCCGGTCCAGATCGCGCGGTCCCCTGATGCGGGTCAGCAGCGGCACCCGTGCCTCCTTGCAGTAGAGCTGTTGCCGGGCTTGGTCGAGTCTAATGTTCCGCCTTTTCGGGCGCGGGCCGGGCCTGGCGATGTACGCCACACGATCGGCCCAACCCGACGGGAACAAGCGTTCGCGCCCGGACGTGACTGTGCCCGGCGCCGCCGTGGGCGCCGGGCACAAGGTCTTTCACAGGGACGCCGCCGCGATGTGCTGCGGCGTTCCCCGCTGAGTGTTACGCGCGGCCCGCGGCCTTCTGGCTCTTGCGCGAGACGGAGTCGATGACGACCGCGCCCAGGAGCACCGCGCCAGTGATCATGTACTGGATCGAGGTGTTCATGTTGAGCAGGTCGAGACCGGTCTGGATCGACTGGATGACCAGCATGCCCAGGAGGGCCGACCAAACGTTTCCGCGGCCACCGAAGAGGCTCGTACCACCGATGACGGCCGCCGCGATGGCGAGCATCAGCGTGTTGCCGCCACCGGCGTTCAGCGTGGCGCTCGCGGTCTGACCGGCGAAGAACATACCGCCGACCGCCGCGAAACCGCCGGAGATGGCGAAGACGGTGATGCGGACCATGGACACGCTGATACCGGCTCGGCGAGCCGCCTCGATGCCACCGCCGACCGCGAAGATCTTGCGGCCGTACGTGGTGCGGCGCAGCACGAAGTCGACGATCACCAGGGAGGCGAGGAAGATCACCAGGGCGTTGGAGACACCGGAGGCGTTGTTCAGCACGGCGGCGGCGACGAAGGACGCCACGGCGAGCGCTCCGACGCGCAGCAGGATCTCGCTGGTGGGCCGGAAGGGCACACCGGCGGACCGGCGGCGGCGCTGGTCGATGAACGAGCCGATCAGCATGGACGCGACACCGAGGCCGGCCAGCAGGTAGGCACCGATGACGGCCTGGCCCATGAAGAAGGAGCTCTGGCCGAGCAGGTACACCGGGCCGCTGTCGGCCGGGATGTTGATCGTGCCGCTCGAACCGAGCAGCCACAGCATCAGGCCGTTCCAGCCCAGGAAGCCGGCCAGCGTCACGACGAAGGCGGGCACGCCGATCCTGGCGAAGAACCAGCCCTGCATCGCGCCGATGACGGCACCGGTCAGGACGGTCAGGAACAGCGCCAGCCAGGGGTTCACGCCGTGGTTGACCACGAACACCGCGAACACCGTGGAGGCGAGGCCGCTGACCGAGCCGACGGAGAGGTCGATCTCACCGAGCAGCAGGACGAACACCAGGCCGATGGCCAGCATGCCGGTGGCCGACATGAAGTAGCTGATGTTCGACAGGTTGTCGGCGCTGAGGAAC
This genomic interval carries:
- the dxs gene encoding 1-deoxy-D-xylulose-5-phosphate synthase — its product is MPLLTRIRGPRDLDRLSLEQLDQLAGEIRTFLVDAVSKTGGHLGPNLGVVELTIALHRVFESPKDRVLWDTGHQSYVHKLLTGRQDFSRLKMKGGLSGYPSQAESEHDVIENSHASTVLGWADGLSKANEVLGRNDHVVAVIGDGALTGGMAWEALNNIADAKDRPLIIVVNDNERSYAPTIGGLANHLATLRTTDGYERFLARGKDLLERTPVVGKPLYETLHGAKKGLKDFIAPQGMFEDLGLKYVGPIDGHDIEALESALARAKRFGGPVIVHCLTEKGRGYQPALQDEADRFHAVGKIHPDTGLPIASSGADWTSVFGEEMVELGKEREDIVAITAAMLQPVGLDRFAKAFPKRVYDVGIAEQHAAVSAAGLATGGLHPVFAVYATFLNRAFDQVLMDVALHKCGVTFVLDRAGVTGTDGASHNGMWDMSILQVVPGLRLAAPRDADQVRAQLREAVEVKDAPTVVRFSKGAVGPAVPAVGRIGGMDVLRAPGTDAPDVLLVSVGALAPMCLEIAALLDRQGISTTVVDPRWVKPVDEAMAPLAEQHRVVVTVEDNSRVGGVGSAVAQALRDAGVDVPLRDFGIPPRFLDHASRAEVMAEIGLTAPDIARQVTGLVAKLDGRYERTTAQAMDAVEPARD
- a CDS encoding sugar ABC transporter permease; translated protein: MSDTSKVSKAEAEVEHQNTVAPSDDPTAAPVSVVDPRLLVREEGLKGYVTEFKRKIKGGELGSLPVFIGLIIIWTIFQTQNSRFLSADNLSNISYFMSATGMLAIGLVFVLLLGEIDLSVGSVSGLASTVFAVFVVNHGVNPWLALFLTVLTGAVIGAMQGWFFARIGVPAFVVTLAGFLGWNGLMLWLLGSSGTINIPADSGPVYLLGQSSFFMGQAVIGAYLLAGLGVASMLIGSFIDQRRRRSAGVPFRPTSEILLRVGALAVASFVAAAVLNNASGVSNALVIFLASLVIVDFVLRRTTYGRKIFAVGGGIEAARRAGISVSMVRITVFAISGGFAAVGGMFFAGQTASATLNAGGGNTLMLAIAAAVIGGTSLFGGRGNVWSALLGMLVIQSIQTGLDLLNMNTSIQYMITGAVLLGAVVIDSVSRKSQKAAGRA